The proteins below come from a single Athene noctua chromosome 6, bAthNoc1.hap1.1, whole genome shotgun sequence genomic window:
- the LOC141962187 gene encoding acetyl-coenzyme A synthetase 2-like, mitochondrial gives MMARLLARACCPKALPQAFRCPLGSVAARAWSHGPIAAYMPEAVAFPRPKDHQDLYKVSVEQGDTFWGVLGRSRLTWITPFYSVQNCDLHQGRLSWFLGGQLNVAVNCLDRHVHIAPDKVALIWEKDEPGEEVRVTYRELLELTCRLGNTLKRQGVKRGDRVTIYMPPCPLAVASMLACARIGAVHTVVFAGFSAESLADRIRDAQSETVITVNQGLRGGKVIELKKTVDQAVKQCPGVKRVLVSMRTDSKFPITAQDVPLEEEMMKEDACCEPAAMDSEDMLFLLYTSGSTGKPKGLVHSQAGYLLFAALTHKYVFDYQDRDIFGCVADIGWITGHTYVVYGPLCNGGTTVLFESTPIHPNPGRYWETVERLKINQFYGAPTAIRLLLRYGDEWVKKYDRSSLKVLGSVGEPINKEAWEWYFRVVGETRCPVVDTWWQTETGGICISPRPSNLGAEILPGMAMRPFFGIRPSLLDDKGNVLLENNISGALCISQAWPGMARTIYNDHKRFLETYLTPYPGFFFTGDGAYRTSEGYYQLTGRLDDIINISGHRLGTAEVEDVVNHHMAVAESAVIGYPHEIKGEGAYVFVVLKKDSGYTQETLAAELQELISKKIAKYAAPEYVQVTRRLPKTRSGKIMRRVLRKIVEDKASELGDLTTLDDHETVQQIIEGHKRLVEGQKSY, from the exons ATGATGGCTAGACTGCTGGCCAGGGCTTGCTGTCCCAAAGCTCTTCCTCAGGCTTTCAGATGCCCCCTCGGGTCAGTAGCTGCCCGAGCCTGGAGCCACGGGCCCATCGCTGCCTACATGCCTGAAGCTGTCGCCTTCCCCAGACCCAAGGACCACCAAGACTTGTACAAGGTGTCGGTGGAGCAGGGGGATACCTTCTGGGGAGTGCTAGGGAGAAGCCGGCTTACCTGGATCACCCCCTTCTACTCTGTCCAGAACTGCGACCTGCACCAGGGCAGGCTCTCCTGGTTCCTGGGTGGGCAGCTGAACGTGGCAG TGAATTGTCTGGACCGACATGTTCACATAGCCCCAGACAAAGTGGCCTTAATCTGGGAGAAGGATGAACCTGGAGAGGAGGTGCGTGTCACATACAG ggaactgctggagCTGACGTGTCGCCTGGGAAACACCTTGAAACGGCAAGGGGTGAAACGGGGTGACAGGGTGACAATCTACATGCCCCCATGCCCACTGGCAGTAGCTAGCATGCTGGCCTGTGCCCGCATTGGGGCTGTGCACACTGTGGTGTTCGCCGGGTTCAGTGCAGAGTCCCTAGCAGACAGGATCCGGGATG CCCAGTCAGAGACAGTGATCACAGTGAACCAGGGGCTGAGAGGCGGCAAGGTTATTGAGCTAAAGAAGACAGTGGACCAGGCTGTGAAGCAGTGCCCAGGAGTGAAACGGGTTCTGGTTTCCATGAGGACTGACAGCAAGTTTCCCATCACAGCCCAGGACGTGCCACTGGAGGAG GAGATGATGAAGGAGGATGCATGCTGTGAGCCTGCTGCCATGGACAGTGAAGATATGTTGTTCCTTCTCTACACATCAGGCAGCACCGGCAAACCCAAGGGTCTGGTTCATTCCCAAGCTGGTTacttgctgtttgctgctctcACACACAAG TATGTGTTCGACTACCAGGACAGGGACATCTTTGGCTGTGTTGCAGACATTGGCTGGATCACAGGGCACACCTATGTGGTCTATGGCCCACTCTGCAATGGTGGCACCACAGTCCTTTTTGAGAGCACTCCTATCCATCCTAACCCAG GCCGCTACTGGGAAACAGTGGAGAGGTTAAAAATTAACCAGTTCTATGGGGCACCCACTGCCATCCGCCTGCTCCTGAGATACGGTGATGAATGGGTGAAGAAGTATGACCGCTCTTCTCTCAAAGTGCTTGGCTCAG TGGGGGAACCCATTAACAAGGAGGCATGGGAATGGTACTTCCGCGTGGTTGGCGAGACACGATGCCCAGTAGTGGACACGTGGTGGCAGACTG AAACAGGAGGCATCTGTATATCTCCCCGTCCTTCTAATCTTGGTGCCGAAATCCTTCCAGGCATGGCTATGAGACCCTTTTTTGGGATCAGACCCTCCCTCCTGGACGACAAG GGAAATGTCCTTCTGGAAAACAACATCTCTGGAGCCCTTTGCATCTCACAAGCCTGGCCAGGTATGGCACGAACCATTTACAATGACCACAAGAGATTTCTGGAGACCTATCTGACTCCTTATCCAG GGTTTTTCTTCACTGGGGATGGTGCGTATCGTACCAGTGAGGGCTACTACCAGCTGACAGGACGGCTGGATGACATCATTAACATCAGCGGACACCGGCTGGGCACTGCAGAAGTGGAGGATGTTGTG aatCACCACATGGCAGTGGCGGAGTCTGCTGTCATCGGCTACCCACATGAGATCAAGGGAGAAG GAGCCTACGTGTTTGTTGTCCTGAAGAAGGACAGTGGCTACACGCAGGAGACTCTTGCTGCTGAGCTACAGGAACTCATCTCAAAGAAGATCGCCAAGTACGCGGCTCCAGAGTACGTTCAG GTCACACGCCGGCTGCCCAAGACACGCTCAGGGAAGATTATGCGTCGGGTGCTAAGGAAAATCGTGGAGGACAAGGCCAGTGAGCTCGGAGACCTAACCACCCTGGACGACCATGAAACTGTGCAGCAGATCATAGAAGGACACAAGCGCCTGGTGGAAGGGCAGAAGAGCTACTAG